In one Saccharibacillus brassicae genomic region, the following are encoded:
- the hisJ gene encoding histidinol-phosphatase HisJ — protein MLIDYHTHHERCGHAVGTLEQYVLRGIELGLGQLGLSDHMPLLHVDPARYYPEMAMPMDELPRYVEEVLALKQKYRDRIDIRLGLEGDYIQGFENEIKAIVDAYPWDYVIGSVHFLGEWDVTDFRQTAGWEGRDPLDVYRTYYDAVGRAAETGFYDIVGHFDVIKRFGYGPAPEQAAEREAAENEALRRIADSGIAMELNASGLTKPCAEMFPAEGLLRRALALGIPLTLGSDAHDPAKLSENLDKARTQLLALGVREVATFDRRRRTMIALTE, from the coding sequence ATGCTCATCGATTACCATACGCACCACGAGCGGTGCGGTCATGCCGTCGGCACGCTGGAGCAGTACGTGCTGCGCGGCATCGAGCTCGGCCTGGGACAGCTCGGTTTGTCCGACCATATGCCGCTGCTCCATGTCGACCCGGCCCGCTACTATCCGGAGATGGCCATGCCGATGGACGAGCTGCCTCGCTACGTCGAGGAAGTGCTGGCGCTCAAGCAGAAATACCGGGATCGTATCGATATCAGGCTGGGACTCGAAGGCGATTACATCCAAGGCTTCGAGAACGAGATCAAGGCTATCGTCGACGCCTATCCGTGGGATTACGTCATCGGCTCGGTGCATTTCCTCGGCGAATGGGACGTCACCGATTTTCGGCAGACGGCCGGCTGGGAAGGGCGCGATCCGCTGGACGTCTACCGGACGTATTACGACGCGGTCGGACGCGCGGCGGAGACCGGCTTCTACGATATCGTCGGCCATTTCGACGTGATCAAGCGTTTCGGCTACGGCCCCGCGCCGGAGCAGGCCGCGGAGCGGGAAGCGGCCGAGAACGAAGCGCTGCGCCGGATTGCGGACAGCGGCATCGCGATGGAGCTGAACGCTTCCGGCCTGACCAAGCCCTGCGCGGAGATGTTTCCTGCGGAAGGGCTGCTGCGCCGCGCGCTTGCGCTCGGCATTCCGCTGACGCTCGGGTCCGACGCGCATGATCCGGCGAAGCTGTCCGAGAATCTGGACAAGGCCCGTACGCAGCTGCTTGCGCTCGGCGTGCGCGAGGTGGCGACGTTCGATCGCCGTAGGCGGACGATGATCGCTTTAACGGAATAA
- a CDS encoding tetratricopeptide repeat protein yields MNGNNRREEKPRTNVVSLSMDESFFFERAVRALDRYQYDKALKYFRKSVELKPDNPVNHCNMAGILSEMGNYEASNEVLLHVLDEVDPSMTECRFYMANNFANMERFEEAETALLKYLEEDAAGQFLHEAEEMIDLLQLELNRKIRDHSVLARRGSDRHERARTMLEEGMFAEAADLLEELLKEYPEFAAAANNLALAYYYMGMTDRALGVVEDVLEREPGNLHGLCNLAIFRRHSGPEGAEEASRLARRLTAIIPFHREHAFKLATTLGILGEHEAAYLHFRRLLTDEEASADASLHHYCAVAAVLSGRPEAAEKLWKTTLKLDPEAEAAAYYLDRLPEWQTDGIAEPVSYHYRLEAVRRSELWQRWEERLPEDSPAIRAALIRTLRTGSEEDKHHALQACRPLADEEMTRVLRDLAYDERESESVRGLALSILVDNGFEQAEPDAEDERSSALFSLEPAELPVWEKRWQDVLDAAIRSSCAPGDFSLRRDLESLWTDFLRRLYPEVPVLSYVEGWAAALDYLTDKLRRGTSTYEEVGRRYGVSASTVGRYVKRVDQVCSIKERMTLHGRDHRKGL; encoded by the coding sequence GTGAACGGGAACAATCGGCGTGAAGAGAAGCCGCGGACCAATGTGGTTTCTTTATCGATGGACGAAAGCTTTTTTTTCGAAAGAGCCGTCCGCGCGCTGGATCGCTACCAATATGACAAGGCGTTGAAATATTTTCGCAAATCGGTCGAACTAAAACCGGACAATCCGGTGAATCATTGCAACATGGCGGGTATATTATCCGAGATGGGCAATTACGAAGCGTCGAACGAAGTGCTGCTGCACGTGCTGGACGAAGTCGATCCTTCCATGACGGAGTGCCGGTTCTACATGGCGAACAACTTCGCGAACATGGAACGGTTTGAAGAAGCCGAGACCGCGCTGCTGAAATATCTGGAAGAAGACGCTGCGGGGCAGTTCCTGCACGAAGCGGAAGAGATGATCGACCTGCTTCAACTGGAATTGAACCGCAAGATCCGCGATCACAGCGTGCTGGCCCGCCGCGGTTCCGACCGGCACGAACGGGCCCGGACGATGCTGGAAGAAGGCATGTTCGCCGAAGCGGCCGACCTGCTGGAAGAACTGCTGAAGGAGTATCCCGAATTTGCCGCCGCCGCCAACAATCTGGCGTTGGCCTACTACTATATGGGCATGACCGACCGGGCGCTCGGCGTGGTGGAAGACGTGCTGGAGCGCGAACCCGGCAATCTGCACGGGCTGTGCAATCTGGCGATCTTCCGCCGCCATTCCGGCCCCGAAGGCGCCGAGGAAGCTTCGCGCCTGGCGCGCCGCCTGACGGCGATCATCCCGTTCCATCGCGAACACGCCTTCAAGCTGGCGACCACGCTCGGCATTCTGGGCGAACACGAAGCGGCTTACCTGCATTTTCGCAGGCTGTTGACGGACGAGGAAGCGTCCGCCGACGCTTCGCTCCATCATTACTGCGCCGTGGCCGCCGTGCTGAGCGGCAGACCCGAAGCGGCCGAGAAGCTGTGGAAGACGACGCTGAAGCTCGATCCGGAAGCCGAAGCGGCGGCCTATTATCTCGATCGCCTGCCGGAGTGGCAGACCGACGGCATCGCCGAGCCGGTCAGCTACCATTACCGGCTCGAAGCGGTGCGCCGGTCGGAGCTCTGGCAGCGCTGGGAAGAACGGCTGCCCGAAGATTCGCCGGCGATTCGCGCCGCGCTGATCCGCACGCTGCGTACCGGCAGCGAGGAAGACAAGCACCATGCGCTGCAGGCGTGCCGGCCGCTGGCGGACGAAGAGATGACGCGGGTCCTGAGGGACCTCGCCTATGACGAGCGCGAATCGGAAAGCGTACGCGGCCTGGCACTTTCGATTCTGGTCGACAACGGATTTGAGCAGGCGGAGCCGGACGCCGAAGACGAACGGTCTTCGGCTCTGTTCTCCCTCGAACCGGCAGAACTGCCGGTGTGGGAGAAACGTTGGCAGGACGTGCTCGACGCGGCGATCCGCTCTTCGTGCGCGCCCGGCGATTTCAGCCTGCGGCGCGATCTGGAGTCGCTCTGGACCGATTTTCTGCGCCGGCTGTATCCCGAAGTTCCCGTGCTTTCCTACGTGGAAGGCTGGGCGGCGGCGCTTGATTACCTGACCGACAAGCTTCGCCGCGGCACCTCGACCTACGAAGAGGTCGGCCGGCGTTACGGCGTGTCGGCTTCGACCGTCGGACGCTACGTCAAACGGGTGGACCAGGTGTGCAGCATCAAGGAACGCATGACCCTGCACGGAAGAGATCACCGGAAAGGACTGTAA
- the trxB gene encoding thioredoxin-disulfide reductase, which produces MQKHKTVVIGTGPSGLTAAIYLARASLNPLVIEGLQPGGQLTTTTEIENFPGFPNGIMGPELMDNMRQQAERFGAEFMNGWVDSVDFSTRPFKITVEGAEPIEADSVIISTGASARYLGIPGEQDNIGRGVSTCATCDGFFFRGKKLIVVGGGDSAMEEASFLTRFATEVTVVNRREELRASKIMQDRARENEKVSWALNRQPLEVVAGDTGLKGLKVLNNETGQEELLEADGVFVAIGHTPNTTFLQGKLELDGHGYAIVKPGTTETNIPGVFACGDVQDTKYRQAITAAGSGCMAAMDCEKYLEGSVVHDWSESLDR; this is translated from the coding sequence ATGCAAAAGCACAAAACCGTAGTCATCGGAACCGGCCCGTCCGGCCTTACCGCAGCCATTTACCTGGCTCGCGCCAGCTTGAACCCGCTCGTGATCGAAGGTCTTCAACCGGGCGGACAGCTGACGACCACGACCGAAATCGAGAACTTCCCGGGCTTCCCGAACGGAATCATGGGACCGGAACTGATGGACAATATGCGTCAGCAGGCGGAGCGTTTCGGCGCCGAGTTCATGAACGGCTGGGTCGATTCCGTCGACTTCTCCACGCGCCCGTTCAAGATTACCGTTGAAGGCGCCGAGCCGATCGAAGCGGATTCGGTCATTATCTCCACCGGCGCATCGGCCCGCTACCTCGGCATTCCGGGCGAGCAGGACAATATCGGACGCGGCGTCAGCACGTGCGCGACCTGCGACGGATTCTTTTTCCGCGGCAAAAAATTGATCGTTGTCGGCGGCGGCGACTCCGCGATGGAAGAAGCCAGCTTCCTGACGCGTTTCGCGACCGAAGTAACCGTCGTTAACCGCCGCGAAGAACTTCGCGCTTCGAAGATCATGCAGGACCGCGCGCGCGAGAACGAGAAAGTCTCGTGGGCGCTCAACCGTCAGCCGCTGGAAGTCGTAGCGGGCGACACCGGCCTCAAAGGGCTGAAAGTGCTCAACAACGAGACCGGACAGGAAGAACTGCTGGAAGCGGACGGCGTCTTCGTGGCGATTGGCCACACGCCGAACACGACGTTCCTGCAGGGCAAGCTTGAGCTGGACGGCCACGGCTACGCGATCGTCAAGCCGGGCACGACCGAGACGAACATCCCGGGCGTCTTCGCCTGCGGCGACGTGCAGGACACCAAGTACCGCCAGGCGATCACGGCTGCGGGCAGCGGCTGCATGGCGGCGATGGACTGCGAGAAGTATCTCGAAGGCAGCGTCGTGCACGACTGGAGCGAATCGCTCGATCGTTAA
- a CDS encoding ribose-phosphate diphosphokinase, which translates to MQHRMRVFSGSSNPGLVDRICNDLGVTPGKVKLTKFKSGESYVHYEESIRNLDVFLVQSLSHPINEHFVELLVMIDAAKRASARTVNVVIPYYGYARQERKAAPREPISAKMVADVLTTAGASRVVTIELHAAAIQGFFNIPVDHLTTLDLIANYLRSKNITDPVVVSPDAGRAKLAEKLANRLDSPVAIMLKKRPAHNQAMITHVIGDVEGRTPIIMEDLIDTGSTILKVVEGLKERNAKDSIVCATHGVFSDGALQRLEHPNIQEVVITDSIALPADHSDRFTVLPVAPMLARAIHIILEGGSLATLFSDSGI; encoded by the coding sequence ATGCAGCACAGGATGCGTGTATTTTCAGGATCGTCCAATCCGGGTCTGGTGGACCGGATCTGCAACGATTTGGGCGTTACGCCCGGCAAGGTCAAACTGACCAAATTCAAGAGCGGCGAGAGTTACGTACATTACGAAGAAAGCATTCGCAATCTGGACGTCTTTCTCGTGCAGTCGCTGTCCCATCCGATCAACGAGCATTTCGTCGAACTGCTCGTCATGATCGACGCCGCCAAGCGGGCTTCCGCCCGTACGGTCAACGTGGTCATTCCCTACTACGGATATGCCCGCCAGGAGCGCAAAGCCGCGCCGCGCGAACCGATCTCGGCCAAGATGGTCGCGGACGTGCTGACGACGGCCGGCGCGAGCCGCGTCGTCACCATCGAACTGCACGCGGCCGCCATCCAAGGATTTTTCAACATTCCGGTCGATCACCTCACGACGCTCGATCTGATCGCCAATTATTTGCGCAGCAAAAACATTACCGATCCGGTCGTCGTGTCTCCGGACGCGGGCCGCGCGAAGCTCGCCGAGAAGCTGGCGAACCGGCTCGATTCGCCGGTCGCCATCATGCTCAAGAAACGTCCGGCTCACAATCAGGCGATGATTACCCACGTGATCGGCGACGTCGAAGGGCGTACCCCGATCATCATGGAAGATCTGATCGATACCGGCTCCACGATTCTCAAAGTGGTGGAAGGACTGAAGGAACGCAACGCCAAGGACTCGATCGTCTGCGCGACGCACGGCGTATTCTCGGACGGCGCGCTGCAGCGCCTGGAACATCCGAATATCCAGGAAGTCGTGATCACCGACTCGATCGCGCTTCCGGCGGACCATTCGGACCGCTTCACCGTACTGCCGGTCGCTCCGATGCTCGCCCGGGCCATCCACATCATCCTGGAAGGCGGATCGCTCGCGACGCTGTTCAGCGACTCGGGGATCTGA
- the hisH gene encoding imidazole glycerol phosphate synthase subunit HisH yields MTVAIVDYGMGNLHSVSKAVERLGYEYLITGDEVEIMRASSVLLPGVGAFGDAMSHLRDTGLDLVMRRAAGEGRPLLGICLGMQLLFDGSEEHGDHEGLGLLPGRAVRFPSGELKVPHMGWNRLDFTRGGEPLLGGLEEGHVYFVHSYHVELGEPGDLIASADYGLPVTAIVGRENVYGMQFHPEKSGELGMNLLRNFLKLSEGSGRF; encoded by the coding sequence ATGACCGTCGCGATCGTCGACTACGGCATGGGCAATCTGCACAGCGTGAGCAAAGCGGTGGAGCGGCTCGGCTACGAATACCTGATCACCGGCGACGAAGTCGAGATCATGCGGGCTTCCAGCGTGCTGCTGCCCGGAGTGGGCGCGTTCGGCGACGCGATGAGCCATCTGCGCGACACCGGCCTTGACCTCGTCATGCGCCGCGCCGCGGGCGAAGGCCGTCCGCTGCTCGGCATCTGCCTCGGCATGCAGCTTCTGTTCGACGGAAGCGAAGAGCACGGCGACCACGAAGGGCTCGGGCTGCTGCCGGGGCGCGCGGTCCGGTTCCCGAGCGGAGAGCTCAAAGTGCCGCATATGGGCTGGAACCGGCTGGACTTCACGCGCGGCGGCGAGCCGCTGCTCGGCGGGCTGGAAGAAGGGCACGTCTACTTCGTCCATTCGTACCACGTGGAGCTGGGCGAGCCGGGCGACCTGATCGCGTCGGCGGACTACGGGCTGCCGGTCACGGCGATCGTGGGCCGGGAGAACGTCTACGGCATGCAGTTCCATCCGGAGAAAAGCGGGGAGCTGGGCATGAACCTGCTGCGCAATTTCCTGAAGCTGTCCGAAGGATCGGGCAGGTTCTGA
- the hisIE gene encoding bifunctional phosphoribosyl-AMP cyclohydrolase/phosphoribosyl-ATP diphosphatase HisIE codes for MNRENDVTLAPGQFAAQVKWDAQGLAPAIVQDAHSKEVLTLAYMNEESLRRSIEEGETWFWSRSRQEFWHKGATSGNVQRIVSLSYDCDGDALLVGVIPAGPACHTGRVSCFFNKAELAGGAAETGVIDAAGAGAESERVLGSEPEFAQTSAASAGAQESAGRFDVLGELEGIIAERDRERPEGAYTTYLFEKGIDKILKKVGEETAESIIAAKNGDNAELRLEVSDLIYHLLVLLQERKLPLDEIMDELARRHERPRRD; via the coding sequence ATGAATAGAGAAAACGATGTGACCCTTGCGCCCGGGCAGTTTGCGGCGCAGGTCAAATGGGACGCGCAGGGGCTGGCTCCGGCGATCGTGCAGGACGCGCACAGCAAGGAAGTGCTGACGCTCGCCTACATGAACGAAGAATCGCTGCGCCGCTCGATCGAAGAAGGCGAGACGTGGTTCTGGAGCCGTTCGCGGCAGGAATTTTGGCACAAAGGCGCGACTTCGGGCAATGTGCAGCGGATCGTCTCGCTGAGCTACGATTGCGACGGCGACGCGCTGCTGGTCGGCGTCATTCCGGCCGGACCGGCTTGCCACACGGGACGGGTAAGCTGCTTCTTCAACAAGGCGGAGCTTGCGGGCGGAGCGGCGGAAACGGGCGTGATCGACGCGGCCGGCGCCGGTGCGGAAAGCGAGCGCGTGCTCGGTTCGGAGCCGGAATTCGCGCAGACGTCGGCGGCTTCTGCCGGAGCGCAGGAGTCGGCCGGACGTTTCGACGTGCTGGGCGAACTGGAAGGCATCATCGCCGAACGCGACCGCGAACGGCCGGAAGGCGCGTACACGACGTATTTGTTCGAAAAAGGGATCGACAAGATTCTCAAAAAAGTCGGCGAAGAAACGGCGGAATCGATCATCGCGGCCAAAAACGGCGACAATGCCGAACTGCGCCTCGAAGTGAGCGACCTGATCTATCACCTGCTCGTGCTGCTGCAGGAGCGCAAGCTTCCGCTGGACGAGATCATGGACGAGCTGGCGCGCCGGCACGAACGTCCGCGCCGCGACTGA
- a CDS encoding ROK family glucokinase, which translates to MSENVYVGMDLGGTTIKVGLCSESGVLLHTYEGPTGVAEGPETVIANMAEYVRRVVEESPYAWEQLAGVGAGVAGFTNVRDGIIVMAPNIGLKDVPIRAILEERLGKPVKIDNDANVAALGEAWSGAGAGVENCVCYTLGTGVGGGIIINGRIYQGSAGMAGEIGHIDVVPDLEAIQCGCGKTGCLETVSSATGIIRMAKEAVERGERTFIADASEITAKTVFDAAKAGDEVALRIVKRAAFYLGKSMATVAAVLNPQSFIIGGGVSKAGDILFNPIRETFAQLTPAPLQGGVQIVPAMLGNDAGMIGAAGLMIR; encoded by the coding sequence ATGTCTGAAAATGTCTACGTCGGGATGGATCTGGGCGGCACCACGATCAAGGTCGGTCTGTGCAGCGAGAGCGGCGTTCTGCTGCATACTTATGAAGGGCCCACGGGAGTGGCGGAAGGTCCGGAGACGGTCATTGCCAATATGGCGGAATACGTTCGCCGGGTCGTCGAAGAATCGCCTTATGCCTGGGAACAACTGGCCGGAGTCGGCGCCGGGGTGGCCGGATTCACGAACGTTCGTGACGGAATCATCGTCATGGCACCGAACATAGGCCTCAAAGACGTTCCGATCCGCGCCATTCTGGAAGAGCGGCTCGGCAAGCCCGTCAAGATCGATAACGACGCCAACGTCGCCGCGCTCGGCGAAGCGTGGAGCGGCGCCGGAGCCGGCGTCGAGAACTGCGTATGCTATACGCTGGGAACCGGCGTAGGCGGCGGCATCATCATCAACGGCCGCATCTACCAGGGCTCTGCCGGCATGGCGGGCGAGATCGGCCATATCGACGTCGTGCCGGACCTGGAAGCGATCCAGTGCGGCTGCGGCAAGACCGGCTGCCTGGAGACCGTCTCTTCGGCGACGGGCATCATCCGCATGGCGAAGGAAGCGGTAGAGCGCGGCGAGCGCACCTTTATCGCCGACGCGAGCGAGATTACGGCCAAGACGGTGTTCGACGCCGCCAAAGCGGGCGACGAAGTGGCGCTGCGCATCGTCAAGCGCGCCGCGTTCTACCTCGGCAAGTCGATGGCGACCGTGGCAGCGGTATTGAATCCGCAGAGCTTCATCATCGGCGGCGGCGTATCGAAAGCCGGCGACATTCTGTTCAACCCGATTCGCGAGACGTTCGCGCAGCTGACGCCCGCCCCGCTTCAAGGAGGCGTGCAGATCGTTCCGGCGATGCTCGGCAATGACGCCGGCATGATCGGCGCGGCCGGCCTGATGATTCGTTAA
- a CDS encoding AAA family ATPase, whose translation MGMGMDGAGAGKVEKADRRYLRRVELLRGQIQTPDEYPFNLPAVRELESLEFHPRVTYIVGENGVGKSTLLEAIATAWGFNPEGGTLNLNFATAETHSPLHRYLRLIRGTARPKDGYFFRAESYYNVATTIDELDRQPDAGPAIIDSYGGRSLHEQSHGEAFFATFMHRFGSGGLYILDEPEAALSPVRQLAMLTRIHELVRRGGQFIISTHSPLLMSYPDSRLYNLTASGIRTCRVEETEHDIVTRQFLNNRERMLAELLRDE comes from the coding sequence ATGGGGATGGGCATGGACGGTGCGGGAGCCGGAAAAGTCGAAAAAGCCGACCGCCGCTATCTGCGGCGGGTCGAGCTGCTGCGCGGACAGATTCAAACGCCGGACGAATATCCGTTCAATCTGCCGGCGGTGCGGGAACTGGAAAGCCTCGAATTCCATCCACGTGTCACGTACATCGTGGGCGAGAACGGGGTCGGCAAGTCGACGCTGCTGGAAGCGATCGCGACCGCCTGGGGCTTCAATCCGGAAGGAGGCACGCTGAACCTCAATTTCGCGACCGCCGAGACCCATTCTCCGCTGCACCGGTATCTTCGGCTGATCCGGGGCACGGCGCGGCCGAAAGACGGTTATTTTTTTCGGGCGGAGAGTTATTACAATGTGGCGACGACGATCGATGAACTGGACCGGCAGCCGGACGCCGGTCCCGCGATCATCGACAGCTACGGCGGACGTTCGCTGCACGAACAGTCGCACGGAGAAGCTTTTTTCGCGACGTTCATGCACCGGTTCGGTTCGGGCGGCCTGTATATTCTCGACGAGCCGGAAGCGGCGCTGTCGCCTGTCCGGCAACTGGCGATGCTGACGCGTATCCATGAATTGGTGCGCAGGGGCGGACAGTTTATCATCTCGACCCATTCTCCGCTGCTGATGTCCTACCCGGACAGCCGGCTGTACAATCTGACCGCAAGCGGCATTCGAACGTGCCGGGTGGAGGAGACGGAACATGATATCGTGACGCGGCAATTTCTCAACAACCGCGAACGGATGCTGGCGGAGCTGCTGCGAGACGAATAG
- the hisF gene encoding imidazole glycerol phosphate synthase subunit HisF, with translation MLAKRIIPCLDVKDGRVVKGVNFVNLRDAGDPVELASVYDREGADELVFLDISASVEGRATMVEVVRQTAGEITIPFTVGGGISQVDDMKRILRAGADKTAVNTAAVLRPELIAEGARRFGSQCIVLAVDAKYNAEWEEWEVYTHGGRKPTGIRALEWVRRAESLGAGEILLTSMDADGTKDGFDLKLTRAVCREVSVPVIASGGAGTSEHFYDVFTEGTADAGLAATIFHYKEIAIPDLKNQLKQKGVEIR, from the coding sequence ATGCTCGCGAAACGAATCATTCCGTGTCTGGACGTCAAGGACGGGCGCGTGGTCAAAGGAGTTAATTTCGTCAATCTGCGCGATGCCGGCGATCCGGTCGAACTGGCTTCGGTCTACGACCGGGAAGGCGCGGACGAACTCGTCTTCCTCGATATTTCGGCGTCGGTCGAAGGACGGGCCACGATGGTCGAGGTCGTGCGCCAGACGGCGGGAGAGATTACGATTCCGTTCACGGTCGGAGGCGGCATCTCGCAGGTGGATGACATGAAGCGTATTCTGCGCGCGGGCGCCGACAAGACGGCGGTCAACACGGCGGCGGTCCTGCGTCCCGAACTGATCGCCGAAGGCGCGCGGCGCTTCGGCTCGCAGTGTATCGTGCTGGCGGTCGACGCCAAGTACAACGCGGAGTGGGAAGAATGGGAAGTGTACACGCACGGCGGACGCAAGCCGACCGGCATCCGTGCGCTGGAATGGGTGCGGCGCGCCGAATCGCTCGGAGCGGGCGAGATCCTGCTGACGAGCATGGACGCGGACGGCACCAAAGACGGCTTCGACCTCAAGCTGACGCGCGCGGTCTGCCGCGAAGTGTCGGTGCCGGTCATCGCCTCGGGCGGAGCGGGCACCTCGGAGCATTTCTACGACGTGTTCACGGAAGGAACGGCGGACGCGGGACTTGCGGCGACCATTTTCCATTACAAAGAAATCGCGATTCCGGACTTGAAGAATCAATTGAAGCAAAAAGGAGTCGAAATCAGATGA
- the rapZ gene encoding RNase adapter RapZ codes for MTDIQKEGRAAPAATLMIITGMSGAGKTIAVQSLEDLGFFCVDNLPPVLIPKFAELIDQSNGKIAKVALVIDLRGREFFAALSESLSFIKDHFTIHSEILFFDADDAVLVQRYKETRRRHPLAPDGMPLDGIRLERKMLEELKNSATQIIDTTNMKPAVLKEKIISRFSHMESHQLSVNVTSFGFKYGVPIDADLIFDVRFLPNPHYVDNLRPLTGQNSDVYDYVMKWPETQTFLTKLLDMLHFLIPQYRKEGKSQVIIGIGCTGGKHRSVAISEYLGRMLGASETERVRVNHRDADRDRH; via the coding sequence ATGACCGATATCCAAAAAGAAGGCAGGGCGGCTCCGGCCGCCACGCTGATGATCATTACGGGAATGTCGGGAGCCGGCAAGACGATCGCCGTGCAGAGCCTGGAAGATCTGGGGTTTTTCTGCGTCGACAACCTGCCGCCGGTCCTGATCCCCAAGTTCGCCGAGCTGATCGATCAGTCCAACGGCAAGATCGCCAAGGTGGCGCTGGTCATCGACCTGCGCGGCCGGGAGTTCTTCGCCGCGCTGTCCGAATCGCTGTCTTTTATCAAAGACCATTTTACGATTCACAGCGAGATTCTGTTCTTCGACGCGGATGACGCCGTGCTCGTGCAGCGCTACAAGGAAACGCGCCGCCGGCATCCGCTCGCCCCGGACGGCATGCCGCTCGACGGCATTCGCCTGGAACGCAAAATGCTGGAAGAACTCAAAAATTCGGCGACCCAGATCATCGATACGACGAATATGAAGCCGGCCGTTCTCAAAGAGAAGATCATCTCCCGCTTCTCGCATATGGAAAGCCATCAATTATCGGTCAACGTCACGTCGTTCGGCTTCAAGTACGGCGTGCCGATCGATGCGGACCTTATTTTCGACGTGCGATTCCTGCCCAACCCGCATTACGTCGACAATCTGCGTCCGCTGACGGGTCAGAACAGCGACGTGTACGATTACGTCATGAAATGGCCGGAGACCCAGACGTTTCTGACCAAGCTGCTGGACATGCTGCATTTTCTCATTCCGCAGTACCGCAAAGAAGGCAAGAGCCAGGTGATTATCGGCATCGGCTGTACCGGCGGCAAGCACCGTTCGGTCGCCATCTCCGAATATTTGGGACGGATGCTGGGAGCAAGCGAAACGGAAAGAGTGCGCGTCAATCACCGGGACGCCGATCGGGACCGTCATTAG
- the hisA gene encoding 1-(5-phosphoribosyl)-5-[(5-phosphoribosylamino)methylideneamino]imidazole-4-carboxamide isomerase gives MTAFTIYPAIDIRGGKCVRLLQGDYDQETVFNESPLEAAKQWADLGGPYIHLVDLDGAKAGRPVNHELIGSIASALNVPVQVGGGLRTFEDVRLLLSLGVSRVILGTAAIEDKAFTEKVLAEYGDRAAIGIDARNGFVATRGWLTTSEVRAEDLAKELAAKGAETFIFTDISRDGMMQGPNVEAILSLAKASGKTVIASGGVSVQADLERLAAHTADGIGGAIVGKALYTGSIDLAAALQAVGR, from the coding sequence ATGACGGCATTTACGATCTATCCGGCAATCGATATTCGCGGCGGCAAATGCGTGCGGCTGCTGCAGGGCGATTACGACCAGGAAACGGTGTTCAACGAAAGCCCGCTCGAAGCGGCGAAGCAGTGGGCAGATCTCGGCGGCCCGTACATCCATCTGGTCGACCTTGACGGAGCCAAAGCGGGCCGTCCGGTCAATCATGAGCTGATCGGCAGTATCGCTTCGGCGCTGAACGTGCCGGTGCAGGTCGGCGGCGGCCTGCGTACGTTCGAAGACGTGCGCCTGCTGCTGTCGCTTGGCGTGAGCCGGGTCATTCTGGGCACGGCGGCGATCGAAGACAAGGCATTCACGGAAAAAGTGCTGGCCGAATACGGCGACCGCGCGGCGATCGGAATCGACGCGAGAAACGGCTTCGTGGCGACGAGAGGGTGGCTTACGACGTCCGAAGTGCGCGCGGAAGACCTGGCGAAGGAATTGGCGGCCAAAGGCGCGGAAACGTTCATCTTCACCGACATTTCGCGCGACGGCATGATGCAGGGGCCGAACGTGGAAGCGATCCTGAGTCTGGCCAAAGCGTCGGGCAAAACGGTGATCGCGTCGGGCGGCGTGAGCGTGCAGGCCGATCTGGAGCGCCTTGCGGCGCACACGGCGGACGGCATCGGCGGAGCGATCGTCGGCAAAGCGCTGTATACGGGCAGCATCGACCTGGCGGCGGCGCTGCAGGCGGTCGGGCGTTAA